The Brachyhypopomus gauderio isolate BG-103 chromosome 1, BGAUD_0.2, whole genome shotgun sequence genome includes a window with the following:
- the nuf2 gene encoding kinetochore protein Nuf2 — protein MENTFPVYKVDDIVQFFRTDVLTGQEAKHFAKSDIIPNPKVDVIQRLYMRVLHLLYRFNPIDSHYLAPLSENIQFPMLHERATPVLSVYLCMCQFLPICHVYDFSLNDLLNPKAKRTITILSGIQNFLHFRKQRLEIIAAHQQSFRADMDKLQAYTRGIKEAEKKIEKLMIIPPEQQAEAKELATALTEVKNATMQESQEVNALNEQVAECKTEIAEKSQKLSQKKLEVATQKDEMTKLRSQIVESPEELKIEMEKMKENIKNIKSSKELAVEKLVEMQSKVQCASQGEAEIQLILKQLHDLQASMCKTNQQKEEVQRLAALSESLQKELKGLSTEEAQLKRALAMKQDKESKQHIRRQKKKELKDQHVQNILGQYDKVHEKREEVVERIKNLSRETTQFNDKMLKLRYNCSHNTEKAQAIYDRLLTTLEQFHKQLEHLVMEGSADVIKKKANF, from the exons ATGGAAAACACTTTTCCGGTCTATAAAGTGGACGACATTGTCCAGTTCTTTCGGACCGATGTTTTGACGGGTCAAGAGGCGAAACATTTTGCAAAAAGCGACATAATTCCAAACCCAAAG GTGGACGTGATACAGCGACTCTACATGAGGGTGCTGCATCTGCTCTATCGATTCAATCCCATAGATTCCCATTACCTG GCCCCGCTGTCTGAAAACATCCAGTTCCCCATGTTACACGAAAGGGCCACACCAGTTCTGAGTGTTTACCTGTGCAT gtgCCAGTTTCTACCCATTTGCCACGTGTATGACTTCTCACTGAATGATTTGCTTAATCCAA AGGCAAAACGAACAATCACCATTTTGAGTGGTATTCAGAATTTTCTACACTTCAGGAAACAGAGGTTGGAAATAATAGCAGCGCATCAACAGAGTTTT AGAGCGGATATGGACAAACTTCAAGCATACACAAGAGGCATTAAGGAAGCTGAAAAAAAGATTGAGAAACTGAT GATTATTCCACCTGAGCAACAGGCTGAAGCTAAGGAACTGGCTACGGCCCTCACAGAAGTCAAAAACGCTACCATGCAAGAGTCCCAGGAAGTG AATGCCCTTAATGAGCAGGTTGCAGAATGCAAGACAGAGATTGCAGAAAAGTCACAGAAGCTG AGCCAGAAGAAACTGGAAGTGGCCACCCAGAAGGATGAAATGACCAAGCTGAGGTCTCAGATTGTGGAGTCCCCAGAGGAACTCAAGATTGAGATggagaagatgaaggagaaCATTAAGAACATCAAGAGCTCAAAA GAGCTGGCTGTGGAGAAGCTGGTGGAGATGCAGAGCAAGGTACAGTGTGCTAGCCAAGGTGAGGCGGAGATCCAGCTCATACTGAAACAGCTCCATGACCTGCAGGCCAGCATGTGCAAGACCAACCAGCAGAAGGAAGAG GTCCAGCGTCTGGCTGCACTGTCTGAGTCCCTGCAGAAGGAGCTGAAGGGTCTGAGTACAGAGGAGGCCCAGCTGAAGCGGGCGTTGGCCATGAAGCAGGACAAGGAGTCCAAGCAGCACATCCGTCGGCAGAAGAAGAAGGAGCTCAAAGACCAGCATGTTCAGAATATTCTCGG GCAATATGACAAAGTCCACGAGAAACGTGAGGAAGTTGTGGAGCGGATAAAGAATCTCAGTCGAGAAACCACGCAGTTCAACGACAAAATGCTGAAGCTTCGATACAACTGCAGCCACAACACTGAAAAGGCCCAG GCCATTTATGATCGTCTACTTACCACACTGGAGCAGTTCCACAAGCAGCTCGAACATCTGGTGATGGAGGGAAGTGCTGACGTCATTAAAAAGAAGGCGAATTTCTAG
- the rab43 gene encoding ras-related protein Rab-43, producing MLLMCTGSSALALFAGADLSTSVWVFVAFVRLGNTSNGSAQEDQHLRGTMALLDSDDSYDFVFKIVLVGDVGVGKTCVVQRFKTGIFIERQGNTIGVDFTMKTMEIQGKRVKLQIWDTAGQERFRTITQSYYRSTNGAIITYDITRKASFMSVPKWMEDVKKYGGSNIAPLLVGNKSDLTDQREVSLEDAQNMARQLDFMSVIETSAKDSSNVDEAFNKMAGELMLRHGGPMFNDSTSDSFKLNSKDVITEGWACGC from the exons ATGTTGTTGATGTGTACAGGCTCTTCCGCGTTGGCACTTTTTGCAGGTGCCGATTTATCCACGTCAGTTTGGGTTTTTGTAGCCTTTGTAAGACTCGGCAACACTTCTAACGGATCTGCTCAGGAAGACCAGCACTTACGGGGCACCATGGCATTGCTGGATTCTGATGACAGTTACGATTTCGTCTTCAAAATTGTTTTAGTTGGGGATGTCGGTGTTGGCAAAACTTGTGTGGTGCAGCGTTTCAAGACGGGCATTTTTATCGAAAGGCAGGGAAACACAATCGGAGTGGACTTTACGATGAAAACGATGGAGATTCAGGGTAAAAGAGTAAAG CTACAGATCTGGGATACGGCAGGACAGGAGCGCTTTCGTACCATCACTCAGAGCTATTACCGCAGTACCAACGGTGCCATCATCACCTATGACATCACCAGGAAGGCCTCTTTCATGTCCGTGCCCAAATGGATGGAAGATGTCAAGAAATACGGAGGCTCCAACATTGCGCCCCTTTTAGTGG GAAATAAATCAGACCTGACTGACCAGCGTGAAGTTTCGCTCGAGGACGCTCAGAACATGGCTCGCCAATTAGACTTCATGAGCGTCATCGAAACATCCGCCAAGGACTCCAGCAACGTGGACGAAGCCTTTAACAAAATGGCGGGTGAGCTGATGCTGAGGCATGGCGGGCCCATGTTCAACGACAGCACATCCGACAGCTTCAAGCTGAACAGCAAAGACGTAATCACTGAGGGCTGGGCTTGCGGTTGTTGA
- the LOC143517212 gene encoding haloacid dehalogenase-like hydrolase domain-containing 5 isoform X1 encodes MKALGLDFRSANRLVSRLVQVTTRAQSASTAPCSKQFQPRFGLLFDIDGVLVRGKTPIPAAQKAFRKLVDSKGQFVVPLVFVTNAGNCLRQKKADQLSHVLGIPISQDQVMMSHSPLRMFRKYHDKCVLVSGQGPVLDIAKNVGFTNVISIDMLRESFPLLDMVDHNRRPKLPSSPTVNHPVIEAVILFGEPIRWETNLQLIIDVLLTNGNLSNTFETTHSSHLPLLACNMDLLWMAEAQSPRFGHGTFMVCLENIYKKITGRELKYEALMGKPSELTYHYAEYLVREQAVMKGWRSPITTLYAIGDNLMTDIYGANLYNRYLEERLTRKSAQTLAHAAVGTGTPSQVERDADVDCSWESELASPSATSCKSILVCTGVYNPHTEVPRDTGQCLKETVFHGHRDFHFDPALVEPGSVVRDVDDAVQLIFEMEKFATPV; translated from the exons ATGAAGGCCTTGGGTTTAGATTTTAGGTCGGCGAACCGCCTCGTTTCACGGCTGGTCCAAGTGACTACGCGGGCACAAAGCGCCTCCACAGCGCCGTGCAGCAAG CAGTTTCAGCCAAGGTTTGGCTTGCTCTTCGACATCGATGGCGTCTTGGTCCGTGGAAAGACTCCCATCCCGGCGGCTCAGAAAGCCTTCCGGAAGCTGGTGGACTCCAAGGGACAGTTTGTCGTTCCCCTCGTTTTTGTCACAAACGCTGGGAACTGTCTTCGTCAGAAGAAAGCCGATCAGCTCTCTCATGTTTTGGGCATTCCA ATATCACAAGATCAAGTTATGATGTCCCACAGCCCCTTACGAATGTTCAGGAAATACCATGACAAGTGTGTGCTGGTATCAGGTCAAGGACCAGTGCTGGACATTGCCAAAAA CGTGGGCTTTACCAATGTGATCAGTATCGACATGCTAAGAGAATCCTTTCCCCTGCTGGACATGGTGGACCACAACAGGCGCCCCAAGCTGCCA TCCTCTCCTACTGTGAACCACCCTGTAATTGAAG CTGTGATACTCTTTGGGGAGCCCATTCGATGGGAAACCAATCTACAGCTGATTATTGATGTTTTGCTGACCAATGGGAATCTGAGTAACACATTTGAGACCACCCACTCCTCCCACCTGCCACTCTTGGCCTGTAACATGGACCTCTTGTGGATGGCAGAAGCACAGTCGCCACG ATTTGGTCACGGCACATTCATGGTGTGTCTAGAGAACATCTACAAGAAGATCACAGGCAGGGAGCTGAAGTACGAGGCCCTGATGGGGAAGCCCAGTGAGCTGACCTACCATTACGCAGAGTACCTGGTCAGAGAGCAGGCTGTCATGAAAGGCTGGCGTTCCCCCATCACAACCCTGTACGCCATCGG AGACAACCTAATGACTGACATCTATGGTGCCAACCTCTACAACCGCTACCTCGAGGAGCGGCTGACCCGGAAGAGCGCCCAGACGCTGGCGCACGCGGCGGTGGGCACGGGCACGCCGTCGCAGGTGGAGCGGGACGCGGACGTGGACTGTAGCTGGGAGAGCGAGCTGGCCTCCCCGTCAGCCACGTCCTGCAAGTCCATCCTGGTGTGCACCGGGGTGTACAACCCGCACACCGAGGTGCCAAGGGATACCGGCCAGTGCCTCAAAGAGACCGTCTTCCACGGACACCGGGACTTCCACTTCGACCCCGCCCTGGTGGAGCCGGGCAGCGTTGTCCGGGACGTGGACGACGCCGTCCAGCTCATCTTCGAGATGGAGAAGTTTGCAACGCCCGTTTAG
- the LOC143517212 gene encoding haloacid dehalogenase-like hydrolase domain-containing 5 isoform X2 — MKALGLDFRSANRLVSRLVQVTTRAQSASTAPCSKFQPRFGLLFDIDGVLVRGKTPIPAAQKAFRKLVDSKGQFVVPLVFVTNAGNCLRQKKADQLSHVLGIPISQDQVMMSHSPLRMFRKYHDKCVLVSGQGPVLDIAKNVGFTNVISIDMLRESFPLLDMVDHNRRPKLPSSPTVNHPVIEAVILFGEPIRWETNLQLIIDVLLTNGNLSNTFETTHSSHLPLLACNMDLLWMAEAQSPRFGHGTFMVCLENIYKKITGRELKYEALMGKPSELTYHYAEYLVREQAVMKGWRSPITTLYAIGDNLMTDIYGANLYNRYLEERLTRKSAQTLAHAAVGTGTPSQVERDADVDCSWESELASPSATSCKSILVCTGVYNPHTEVPRDTGQCLKETVFHGHRDFHFDPALVEPGSVVRDVDDAVQLIFEMEKFATPV, encoded by the exons ATGAAGGCCTTGGGTTTAGATTTTAGGTCGGCGAACCGCCTCGTTTCACGGCTGGTCCAAGTGACTACGCGGGCACAAAGCGCCTCCACAGCGCCGTGCAGCAAG TTTCAGCCAAGGTTTGGCTTGCTCTTCGACATCGATGGCGTCTTGGTCCGTGGAAAGACTCCCATCCCGGCGGCTCAGAAAGCCTTCCGGAAGCTGGTGGACTCCAAGGGACAGTTTGTCGTTCCCCTCGTTTTTGTCACAAACGCTGGGAACTGTCTTCGTCAGAAGAAAGCCGATCAGCTCTCTCATGTTTTGGGCATTCCA ATATCACAAGATCAAGTTATGATGTCCCACAGCCCCTTACGAATGTTCAGGAAATACCATGACAAGTGTGTGCTGGTATCAGGTCAAGGACCAGTGCTGGACATTGCCAAAAA CGTGGGCTTTACCAATGTGATCAGTATCGACATGCTAAGAGAATCCTTTCCCCTGCTGGACATGGTGGACCACAACAGGCGCCCCAAGCTGCCA TCCTCTCCTACTGTGAACCACCCTGTAATTGAAG CTGTGATACTCTTTGGGGAGCCCATTCGATGGGAAACCAATCTACAGCTGATTATTGATGTTTTGCTGACCAATGGGAATCTGAGTAACACATTTGAGACCACCCACTCCTCCCACCTGCCACTCTTGGCCTGTAACATGGACCTCTTGTGGATGGCAGAAGCACAGTCGCCACG ATTTGGTCACGGCACATTCATGGTGTGTCTAGAGAACATCTACAAGAAGATCACAGGCAGGGAGCTGAAGTACGAGGCCCTGATGGGGAAGCCCAGTGAGCTGACCTACCATTACGCAGAGTACCTGGTCAGAGAGCAGGCTGTCATGAAAGGCTGGCGTTCCCCCATCACAACCCTGTACGCCATCGG AGACAACCTAATGACTGACATCTATGGTGCCAACCTCTACAACCGCTACCTCGAGGAGCGGCTGACCCGGAAGAGCGCCCAGACGCTGGCGCACGCGGCGGTGGGCACGGGCACGCCGTCGCAGGTGGAGCGGGACGCGGACGTGGACTGTAGCTGGGAGAGCGAGCTGGCCTCCCCGTCAGCCACGTCCTGCAAGTCCATCCTGGTGTGCACCGGGGTGTACAACCCGCACACCGAGGTGCCAAGGGATACCGGCCAGTGCCTCAAAGAGACCGTCTTCCACGGACACCGGGACTTCCACTTCGACCCCGCCCTGGTGGAGCCGGGCAGCGTTGTCCGGGACGTGGACGACGCCGTCCAGCTCATCTTCGAGATGGAGAAGTTTGCAACGCCCGTTTAG
- the isy1 gene encoding pre-mRNA-splicing factor ISY1 homolog codes for MARNAEKAMTALARFRQAQLEEGKVKERRPFLASECTELPKAEKWRRQIISEISKKVAQIQNAGLGEFKIRDMNDEINKLLREKGHWEVRIKELGGPDYARVGPRMLDHEGKEVPGNRGYKYFGAAKDLPGVRELFEKEPVPPPRKTRAELMKDIDAEYYGYRDEDDGVLMPLEQEYEKQAIAEAIEKWKAEKEARLTGGGGTKDTEEEEEYIYAVKDDEQSDDEAREQMEGEDSVQTFIAHVPVPSQKEIEEALVRRKKMELLQKYASESLMAQSEEAKALLGL; via the exons ATG GCTCGAAATGCAGAAAAGGCCAT GACGGCCTTGGCCAGGTTCCGCCAGGCCCAACTTGAAGAGGGAAAAGTCAAG GAAAGACGCCCCTTTCTTGCCTCTGAATGCACCGAGTTGCCTAAAGCAGAGAAGTGGCGCCGGCAG ATCATCAGTGAGATTTCGAAGAAGGTAGCACAGATCCAGAATG CCGGTTTAGGGGAATTTAAGATCCGTGACATGAATGACGAAATCAACAAGCTTCTCCGAGAGAAGGGCCACTGGGAAGTCAGAATCAAAGAACTGGGAGGCCCAGACTATGCG AGAGTAGGACCAAGGATGCTTGACCATGAGGGCAAAGAGGTTCCTggaaatagaggctacaaatatTTTGGTGCTGCAAAAGACCTCCCTGGAGTAAGAGAGCTGTTTGAGAAAGAGC CTGTCCCACCACCCAGGAAAACGCGGGCTGAGCTGATGAAGGACATTGACGCCGAGTATTACGGCTACCGGGACGAGGACGATGGGGTTTTAATGCCTTTGGAACAAGAGTATGAGAAACAAG CAATAGCAGAGGCCATTGAGAAGTggaaggcagaaaaagaagccCGTTTGACAGGGGGAGGAGGGACCAAAGAcacagaagaagaggaagaataCATCTACGCAGTCAAAGACGACGAG CAATCTGATGATGAGGCGAGAGaacagatggagggagaggacaGTGTGCAGACGTTTATCGCTCATGTACCCGTGCCATCCCAGAAAGAG ATCGAAGAAGCCTTGGTCAGACGCAAGAAGATGGAGCTCCTGCAGAAGTACGCCAGCGAGAGTTTGATGGCTCAGAGCGAGGAAGCCAAAGCCCTCCTGGGCTTGTAG
- the cnbpb gene encoding CCHC-type zinc finger, nucleic acid binding protein b isoform X2, protein MSPEDPLGLQYRSLQVKPTLCNLCNVCKDLMMSANSFKDHCDWSEMDEPLLGQGEDKDNIVKPKCGSEDVFSVRSASPCLGKLTAAVCDTKLTEWILCQSDMSGTSNSLHRVPPLESIREIVEEPGEHRDRQDRTARLKGQVASKEMFPAAIIRYMSVTQDGGADTLEQTLLEEVMECTTQPNDAHLENPMTDACSSVLDMEAESMLQEDIANVAINKQQVEWSSSSVCNELVESTEHKLSLCDAKSAVLEDQIDNQPSVTPPRIFQDPKNGHVCPQTAVRMTAKISDKLEECPSHISEKEDTVTSVANQTLVEILTACKAKVEHLEQVKVCSFDLSHQLQSARALAAQLNQRVLSLEHECGLKEKELQELSATLAKTSKTLQARNSEMASVNKELHQLQFELEANKKMAVPTRAIMANGKAGPNSQKRSLQNSSSSKLCTLF, encoded by the exons ATGAGCCCTGAAGACCCTCTAGGCTTACAGTACCGATCGCTTCAGGTGAAG CCTACTTTGTGTAACTTGTGCAACGTGTGTAAGGATTTGATGATGTCAGCTAATAGCTTCAAAGATCACTGTGACTGGTCAGAGATGGACGAACCGCTTCTAGGTCAGGGAGAAGATAAAGACAACATTGTAAAACCCAAGTGTGGCTCAGAGGACGTATTCAGCGTCAGATCAGCAAGTCCATGTCTGGGCAAGCTCACTGCGGCTGTCTGTGACACCAAACTGACTGAGTGGATCTTGTGTCAGTCGGACATGTCAGGAACCTCTAATTCTCTGCATCGTGTGCCACCTCTGGAGTCAATTAGAGAAATAGTGGAAGAACCCGGTGAACATCGTGAccgacaggacaggacagcccGGCTGAAGGGACAGGTTGCAAGCAAAGAGATGTTTCCTGCCGCAATTATAAGGTACATGTCAGTCACCCAAGACGGTGGTGCGGACACCCTGGAACAGACCCTTCTGGAAGAAGTTATGGAGTGTACCACACAACCTAATGATGCACACTTGGAGAACCCTATGACAGACGCTTGTAGCTCAGTGCTTGACATGGAGGCTGAATCAATGCTTCAAGAAGATATTGCAAACGTTGCAATCAATAAACAGCAGGTGGAGTGGTCCTCTTCTTCTGTTTGCAATGAACTGGTGGAATCTACAGAGCATAAACTGTCTCTATGTGATGCTAAATCTGCTGTTTTAGAGGACCAAATAGACAATCAGCCCTCTGTCACACCTCCCCGAATATTTCAAGATCCCAAAAACGGACATGTGTGTCCACAAACTGCTGTAAGAATGACGGCTAAGATCAGTGATAAGTTGGAGGAATGTCCCAGTCATATTAGTGAAAAAGAAGATACTGTAACTAGTGTGGCTAACCAGACCCTTGTTGAGATTCTCACAGCATGCAAAGCCAAGGTGGAGCATCTTGAACAGGTCAAGGTCTGTTCATTTGACCTCTCTCATCAG CTGCAGTCTGCCAGAGCTCTGGCTGCCCAACTCAATCAGAGGGTGCTGAGCTTGGAGCACGAATGCGGTCTGAAAGAGAAGGAGCTACAGGAGCTGTCGGCCACTCTAGCAAAGACAAGCAAAACATTGCAAGCAAGGAACTCAGAAATGGCATCAGTCAACAAGGAGCTCCACCAACTTCAGTTTGAACTGGAAGCAAATAAGAAAATGGCTGTTCCCACCAGAGCCATCATGGCCAATGGGAAAGCTGGTCCCAACTCACAAAAAAGGTCACTTCAAAATAGCAGTTCTTCAAAATTATGTacactgttttga
- the cnbpb gene encoding CCHC-type zinc finger, nucleic acid binding protein b isoform X1: protein MSPEDPLGLQYRSLQVKVRESIHWVVKYRTFLGPLRIFVLTFFSSFKPTLCNLCNVCKDLMMSANSFKDHCDWSEMDEPLLGQGEDKDNIVKPKCGSEDVFSVRSASPCLGKLTAAVCDTKLTEWILCQSDMSGTSNSLHRVPPLESIREIVEEPGEHRDRQDRTARLKGQVASKEMFPAAIIRYMSVTQDGGADTLEQTLLEEVMECTTQPNDAHLENPMTDACSSVLDMEAESMLQEDIANVAINKQQVEWSSSSVCNELVESTEHKLSLCDAKSAVLEDQIDNQPSVTPPRIFQDPKNGHVCPQTAVRMTAKISDKLEECPSHISEKEDTVTSVANQTLVEILTACKAKVEHLEQVKVCSFDLSHQLQSARALAAQLNQRVLSLEHECGLKEKELQELSATLAKTSKTLQARNSEMASVNKELHQLQFELEANKKMAVPTRAIMANGKAGPNSQKRSLQNSSSSKLCTLF from the exons ATGAGCCCTGAAGACCCTCTAGGCTTACAGTACCGATCGCTTCAGGTGAAGGTGAGAGAAAGTATTCATTGGGTGGTGAAGTACCGTACATTTTTAGGCCCATTGAGGATTTTTGTTCTgacatttttttcttctttcaagCCTACTTTGTGTAACTTGTGCAACGTGTGTAAGGATTTGATGATGTCAGCTAATAGCTTCAAAGATCACTGTGACTGGTCAGAGATGGACGAACCGCTTCTAGGTCAGGGAGAAGATAAAGACAACATTGTAAAACCCAAGTGTGGCTCAGAGGACGTATTCAGCGTCAGATCAGCAAGTCCATGTCTGGGCAAGCTCACTGCGGCTGTCTGTGACACCAAACTGACTGAGTGGATCTTGTGTCAGTCGGACATGTCAGGAACCTCTAATTCTCTGCATCGTGTGCCACCTCTGGAGTCAATTAGAGAAATAGTGGAAGAACCCGGTGAACATCGTGAccgacaggacaggacagcccGGCTGAAGGGACAGGTTGCAAGCAAAGAGATGTTTCCTGCCGCAATTATAAGGTACATGTCAGTCACCCAAGACGGTGGTGCGGACACCCTGGAACAGACCCTTCTGGAAGAAGTTATGGAGTGTACCACACAACCTAATGATGCACACTTGGAGAACCCTATGACAGACGCTTGTAGCTCAGTGCTTGACATGGAGGCTGAATCAATGCTTCAAGAAGATATTGCAAACGTTGCAATCAATAAACAGCAGGTGGAGTGGTCCTCTTCTTCTGTTTGCAATGAACTGGTGGAATCTACAGAGCATAAACTGTCTCTATGTGATGCTAAATCTGCTGTTTTAGAGGACCAAATAGACAATCAGCCCTCTGTCACACCTCCCCGAATATTTCAAGATCCCAAAAACGGACATGTGTGTCCACAAACTGCTGTAAGAATGACGGCTAAGATCAGTGATAAGTTGGAGGAATGTCCCAGTCATATTAGTGAAAAAGAAGATACTGTAACTAGTGTGGCTAACCAGACCCTTGTTGAGATTCTCACAGCATGCAAAGCCAAGGTGGAGCATCTTGAACAGGTCAAGGTCTGTTCATTTGACCTCTCTCATCAG CTGCAGTCTGCCAGAGCTCTGGCTGCCCAACTCAATCAGAGGGTGCTGAGCTTGGAGCACGAATGCGGTCTGAAAGAGAAGGAGCTACAGGAGCTGTCGGCCACTCTAGCAAAGACAAGCAAAACATTGCAAGCAAGGAACTCAGAAATGGCATCAGTCAACAAGGAGCTCCACCAACTTCAGTTTGAACTGGAAGCAAATAAGAAAATGGCTGTTCCCACCAGAGCCATCATGGCCAATGGGAAAGCTGGTCCCAACTCACAAAAAAGGTCACTTCAAAATAGCAGTTCTTCAAAATTATGTacactgttttga
- the cnbpb gene encoding CCHC-type zinc finger, nucleic acid binding protein b isoform X3, giving the protein MSSNECFGCGRTGHWIKNCPNAGRGRGKGRGRGKDLFCYRCGEPGHVARDCERTEDACYNCGRGGHISRDCKEPKKEREQVCYNCGKAGHVARDCDHANEQKCYSCGGFGHIQKGCEKVKCYRCGEIGHVAVQCSKSSEVNCYNCGKSGHLAKECTIEATA; this is encoded by the exons CTGGCCATTGGATCAAGAACTGTCCAAATGCTGGCCGTGGGCGGGGCAAAGGTCGTGGGCGGGGTAAAG ATCTTTTCTGCTATCGCTGTGGTGAGCCAGGCCATGTTGCAAGAGACTGTGAAAGAACAGAAGATG CCTGCTACAACTGCGGCCGGGGAGGCCACATCTCCAGGGACTGCAAGGAGCCCAAGAAGGAGCGGGAGCAGGTGTGCTACAACTGCGGCAAGGCGGGGCACGTGGCGCGTGACTGTGACCATGCCAACGAGCAGAAGTGCTACTCCTGCGGCGGTTTCGGGCACATCCAGAAGGGCTGCGAGAAGGTCAAATGCTACAG GTGTGGCGAGATCGGCCATGTTGCCGTCCAGTGCAGCAAGTCGAGCGAGGTCAACTGCTACAACTGTGGCAAATCTGGGCACCTGGCGAAAGAGTGCACCATCGAGGCCACCGCCTAG